tgaacctatctggaccaaatttcagcaaaatcggataatagatgcgccttttatgggcctaagtccctaaatcgacggatcggtctataaggcagctatatccaaatctgaaccgatctgggccaaactgacgaaggatgtcggtggACCTaacactcactgtctcaaatttcagcaaaatcggataataaatgtggcttttatgggcctatgaccgtAAATgtaaggatcggtttatatgggggctatatcaagatatagtccgatatgtgccatcttcgaaattaacctgcttatggacaaaaaaagaatctgtgcaaagtttcagctcaatatctctatttttaaagactgtagcgtgatttcaacagacagacggacggaaaaacagacggacaaacggacggacatggctagaccttcatagatttttacgctgatcaagaatgtatatactttatagggtcggaaatgaatatttcgatgtgttgcaaacggaatgacacaatgaatatacccccatccttcggtggtgggtacaaattAGTAAGGCAACAGGAGGCGATGGGTTGCCTGGAAGATGATGCCCAAGTGAAaatcatttgaaaaatttaggATTGGAGTAAGAAAGAAAAATTTCGTTGgcattttgtttcaaatttttggatgtTATAGCTAGTGGGGAAAACATTGGCAGAAAGTCGATTCTCATTCAAACAGTTTAAGCGAATTATAAATTGTTCCGGTACTGCATATTTCGCTCCAACAATTTCAAAACCGAGTTTCTGTTAAATCTAGTACTTCTAACAAATACTCTCAAGTCAAGATTAAAGAGACGAGCCATTCACTTGAATTGTCACAAGCCCAATCACTCGAGGGAATACTTTTCTGGCAGTGGAAAAGAAGAcatgcaaaaaattgtttttattatatacGTCAGTATACTACTGcagtttaaattatttttttgtatatccAACGTGCCGATTGGCCAAACGCAGAATTTTGTGATGTGATGACCGACATTATGTGGAGTTATGCATCAGCATATGTGTCAATTGCTTTACCATTATCATGCATATTTTCTCACTACTTTTTCACAAAATGGTCGACCAGAATGCTCAATGATAGCAGCCATTGATAAACACCACATGTGTTGAATGCAGTAGCAAATTTTGCTGTTATCGCAATTTGTATGGAAAATACAATGAAAACCACATTGGACATTGGCTCACAAAATACACATCAGCATAATAAGAGGAATAATGTGCTACTCGTAACATAGATAAGCAGTTACATTGGTATACATTGTCATGGGACATGTACAATTTTTCACCAAGTTAAAGGGAAATTTAAATTATCATTCAACACATTGATGAGAATGAGAAATAATGTCATCGCTTTTAGAACTATACAGCCCTATGGATATATTTTGGGGAGATTTTGTCCATGCCATTAAGAAAGAGCAATGAGAGATCTTTGATTCAATCGagtgccgactatatgaaaagagTCCTCAATCTGTCTTTTAGCACACTCATAGTTACCGATGCTTGAAAAATGGGCAGTGCACTCCCGCTACAGGAGAGGATTCGAGCTAAAGAGAATCAAAAGTACGAGCCAAGGAGAATCAAATCTCACCAGTAGCTAAGACACTAAAGGCAATACTCCTCCCTAGCTTTGACGCTGAGCACAAAAAGGTCTCCGTGGCGCAGTGGTTATCATGTTCACCTATGAttctgaacgcttgggttcaaatcccggtgaaaatattagaaaaaaactTTTAGATGTATTTATAAGGGAGAGTCAATTTTTTAATCGACAAAAGGCTTATCAAAATTGGTAACTACGAcgaattctaagaaattttgccTCGGAATTATGGGTCTaaactcaacaagtaaaagcgtgctatgttcggccgggccgaatcttatataccctccaccatggagcgcatttgtcgagttcttttcccggcatctcttcttaggcaaaaaaggatataagaaaagatttgctctgctattagagccatatcaagatatgatcctgtttgaaccacaattaaattatatgttggagacctgtgtaaaatgtcagccaattcgaatacgaattgcgccctttgggggcccaagaagtaaaatagagagatagatttttatgggagctgtatcgggctatagaccgattcagaccataataaacacgtaggttgatggtcatgagaggatccatcgtacaaaatttcagggaaatcggataataattgcgacctctagaggcacaagaagtcaagatcccagatctgtttatatgacagctatatcaggttatgaaccgatttgaaccatacttggcacagttgttggatatcataacaaaatactacgtgcaaaatttcattccaatcggataagaattgccgactctagagactcaagaagtcaagacccaagatcggtttatatgacagctatatcaggttatgaaccgtattaaaccatactcgacgcaattattggatatcataacaaaacacgtcgtgcaaaatttcattccaatcggataagaattgcgctctctagatgctcaagaagtcaagacccaagatcggtttatatggcagctacatcagtttatgaaccgatttgaaccatacttggcacagttgttggatatcaaaacaaaacacgtcgtgcgaaatttcattccaatcggataagaattgcgacctctagaggctcaagaagtcaagaccccagatcggtttatatgacagctataccaggttatggaccgaattgaaccatacttggcacagttgttggatatgataacaatacacgtggtgcaaaatttcattccaatcggataagaattgcgctctctagatgctcaagaagtcaagacccaagatcggtttatatggcagctacatcagtttatgaaccgatttaaaccatacttggcacagttgttggacatcataacaaaacacgtcgtgcaaaatttcattccaatcggataagaattgcgtactctagaggctcgagaactcaagacccaagatcggtttatatgacagctataccaggttacagaccgatttcaaccatacttagcacagttgttagaagtgatactaaaacactatgtgcaaaatttcattcaaatcggatgagaattgcgctctctagaggctcaagaagtcaagacccaagatcggtttataaggcagctacatcaggttatggaccgatttaaaccatacttggcacagttgttggacatcataacaaaacacgtcgtgcaaaatttcattccaatcggataagaattgcgtactctagaggctcgagaactcaagacccaagatcggtttatatgacagctataccaggttacagaccgatttcaaccatacttagcacagttgttagaagtgatactaaaacactatgtgcaaaatttcagtcaaatcggatgagaattgcgccctctagaggtttaagaagtcaagacccaagatcggtttatatggcggctatatcataatatggaccgacatggcccatttacaataccaaccgacctacactaataagatgtatttgtgcaaaatttcaagcggctagccttactacttcggaagttagcgtgctttcgacagacagacggacggacagacggacggacggacagacggacggacggacatggctagatcgacataaaatgtcacgacgatcaagaatattaatacgttatggggtctcagacgaatgtttcgagtagttacaaaccgattgacgaaattagtatactccccatcctatggtggaggatataaaaactgTCAGATGTTTATAAGGGCggttaaatttttaaatcgaCAAAAGGCTTATGGAAATCGGAAAGTACGACGAATTTTAAGAAACTTTGCTCGGGAGTTATGGGTCTTAAATCAAATTGACTTTCCGGTTTTCAATGACAAAGCCCGCCCATGGGGTAGTagctctatatgggagctatatccaaatatattcagCACAGCAGATGGATAATAACATATTCCATACCAAAATCAGTTGCAAATTGTGGTCACTATGTCCTCAtatgtgtaaatcgggcgatatatatgtataggagctatatctaaatctgaacaattTTAACAAAGTTCATAGCGTTTACTTTAGTCTTAAAAGCTGATATGTTGGTGATGATTGAATTTTTGTGATGATTAGATAACAAATGCGACGTCCACCttgataacaaaacaagtaaaaacatgctaattcggccggactgaatcttgggtacccaccaacatggattccgctaaaatttgCCTATATTAAAAGTTCGTATTTGAATTGATTTACAACAATCAATTCGGAAATTGGTTGCCGCTTGCATGATCTCCAGTAGCCATATCGGAGAATCGGTATTTAAGGGGCCTATAtcattatatagaccgattccgattcATACTTGTCACAAACGCTAGAAGTTATAGCAAAAATCTTTGTGTCGTAATTCAGCCAACTTAGGGGAAAATTGAATCCTCTAGGAGATCAATGAGTCATACCAGAAGTCTTTGTTTTCAGCCATATCTGACGGCTTataggagcttaagaagtcaaatccagatatcggtttgtctgggggctatatcaatttatagaccgattcggtccATCTTCGGTATACACTGCACACAGAAAACAGATTCGTTGCCTCAACCAATTTTATTGCCAACCGAATGCTGATTGTTCCACATACTACGAAGTTTCATAAACAGTTCGGTAGCGACAATCAATGTTAAAATTGAAGTTATTGCCCCATATTTGTTAttggtaccaaatagtactgtatggaaaaattaaaagagcAGACTTTTGGCATATTTTTTGGCATGGACCACGCCAAAGCGGCTTTacaaaggtggtctcacgcgaacagctgttaacagccggccagatatgacggtattatggcagctatattgaaacatggaccgatatggcacatttacaatcccaaccgacctacacaatcaagaagtatttgtgcaaaacttgaagcggctagctttactcgaaaTTTCGAAAGTTACTGTGcggcagacgaacggacagacagacggacgaacaagcagacggacggacgatcaagaatatatagacattatggggtcttacacgaatatttcggggagttacaaacggaatgacgaaattagtatacccccatcctatggttgagggtataaaaactagtatTCGTCTGAAACGAGGACCGTAATGTTTTAAACAAATCATACAATTCATGAACaattcttttgtttattttttaagtaTAAAAACGGCGATTTTAAATCAAACGAACAAAGTGATAGAAAAAGAATGGCATTTGAAAAAAGGGTTAAATTAAGAGATTCTGGGTGTGTCCATTTTTTTGTTGCTAAACCAATGATTATAATCCAAGCGCAGTAGTAGTTGAGACAATGGTGCCGTGCTGGGTGCAGACTTAAGGCCTACCAAGAGATTAATTAACTGCTGAACTAGACTGCCAAAACGTTCACCCAATCGATCGGCGATCTGATCAATCGCAGTCGTCTCTGCCCCCCTCTCATTATCAATGGCTGCGCAGAAATCATTGCAAATGTGAAAAACTTCGTTGATAATCAAATAGACGGGATTGTTGGAATTTAAAGTTGCCGATGTCTGCAAAACATTTGTCCTGCTTATGTCCTCGGCATCTGTTTGCAGAAAGCAAAGCGACAATATATTGGCTTGAAATACGCTGTGGGCCCGTTGAATTTGCTCAAAGTCGGCTTCATTCAGAACGGTGTTTAGCAGAATACTGAATTGGCTGTCTAGAACATCGGCTTGTATGTAATACTGAAGATTATCCACGAAGAACATGAGCTCATTGCGCAACAGCATGACCTTGACCGAATGGTCGAATTTCAGCTTGGACTTTCTAGAAGACTTGGTCCATATCATATGCAGATcgtattgcatttttttaatcaaaataagGAAACGAAATAGCACATTATAGCGTTCCAGGACTTTGGGTGAAAAGAGCAAATGCAGGGGCCAGTTAATTTTGTACTGTAGTTGAATGAGTTGCAAGTAGCCAAACTCGAGTGACTCTTCGGAATCCGCATGGGCCTTGGGCATGCTAACCGAAAACTGATCCAGCTCCTCTCCCACGCCTATGCTATGGGCAGCTGACTCAAAGGCTTTAACAAAATCTCTCATTTTATTTGCATTCTCTTTTTCCTTGTCGATAATGTATATCTGACGTATATACTCCAAAAACAATTCACCCCGTCCCAGTAGAAAGAAGTCCTTCAACAGCTTTAGTTGTTTGACCAAATCTGCCTGATTGACGGCTATTTCGGACAAACGGGTTGTCACATAGCACTTGAGCTCATCTATGACACTTTCATAGTGGGACACAATCAACTCTTCATCCTGGTGCAAAGCCTGAATCTTGGCAAAATAAACATGTTCCTTATCATTCCAAAACGTCTGCTTGTGGTCAAGAAAATCATTTTCAGTTGTATTCCAAATATGGCATTTCTTTGTCAGCTTGTCTGTGTCGACTTTGAATATCAAAACGGTCTGGCCAATGAACAGAACCTTCTCGGCCCACACAAAGGACAGGTATGAAGGCAAAAGTTCATAGCAAACTTCATAGCGCCATATATCAGCATAGCAAGCAGCTTCCGAATTCCAAGTCCTACCGGTTGTGGTAGCTTTATCGCTTTCCAAAGTGCTGTTGCCATCACCCTCAGAgcattgtataaaaaattcccCATAGGAGTCTTGCAgcttggcatacaaaatccaaTGGGTCAATTGCTTGAGAAAAATTACATTAACCTTCGCCTGTATCAAGCGCACAGCTTTAATGGCCCGGGCATCTCCGTGCAGAGAATGCTGTTGCAAATATTGAATAATGGCACATCCATGCAGCCTTTGGGAGCAAACTCCTCGAATCAATGAGGACAAGTACAAAGCCAGAGGCTCGTATTCCTGCAGCTTCTGATAGACAAACATCAACGACTGATTGGGTTGTATTAAATATTTGCGTTCCAAGTCGGCAACATCATGCAAATAACCATCCAAAACTTCTGACATTCCATTACAGAATGCCTTAAGATAAAGACCATTCTGCAGCGGCTCATCTGTATCAAAGACACTAGTATTCAAAGTTGCATTCCGATTCCCACTGTAGATTTGGACAAATCTGGCTATGTCTCTCAAAAGATTTATTATCTTTATAATATCCTCCAGGATATTTCTTTCGCATGGATGAAAATATTTGCTTACAGCTTCGGATACAAGAAATTCTTCAATGGGCAATTGGTCACTGTGCAAGTTAATGCATGACAATATAATGTCATGTATCATTTCCGAAGTACTGTATTCGCAGCCGTTCCAAACTATTTACAATAcgttgtatttgtttgtaaaattagcaaatttgtcaacgtttGTTTGCaagacaaaaacaaatcaaactaAAAACCGCAACAAAACATATGTTTAGTGCAAATCACGATGCCGACGTACTGAAAACTTAACGGCTTCAATGTATGTAACATTGGCTGTGTAATAGATTATTGTGAATGAGCATTATTGCCATATTTAACAGCTTCTAGCATATGGCGGTctgtaaaaaataataacagttattcaaaaataaaggaaaaccCCTGATTATTGAGCATAGATGAGAAATGGATGTGTAATTAAAACCTTGAAACTAAGTTTAAGTCAAAAACTATCGCTTTGCAATACATAAGGGTAAGTAGGTTCCTATGTTTATTATTATCATGTATATTAAAACTTGCAGTGTATATGGCTCATGAAATATTGCAAGTTTTTACAAGTACATACGCTAGTTGTTATGGTTGGCAATTTTTCTGATTGTGACTTtggttgattttaatttttggctggCAACAATGGTGCTGCATGCTTTTCCATGATTAGGTCTTTGTGGCAATCTGCAAGTTGTCACTTACAACCGATCTGTGTCCtctcatgacgaacacaatgactgaggacTCTATAATAGCCAACTACAGAATCACTGCTCTAACCTGGAATGTATAAGATAGTTCCTTGTCTCACAAGCTTgtttgctctacaattcccaATTGTCAACGGTTGTCTGCAAgaccaaaaacaaatcaaaccaAAAACCGCAACAAAACATATGTGTAGTGCACATCACGTTGCCGACGTACATAAAACTTAACGGCTTCAATGTAAGTAACATTGGCTGTGTTATAGATTATTGTGAATGATCATTGTTGCCATATTTAAAAGCGTCTAGGATATGGCGGTCTGTACGAAATAAGAACAGTtattcaaaaataaaagaacaaaGCCCTATTATGGAGCATAGCTGAGAAATGGATGTGTAATTAAAACCTTGAAACTGAGTTTAAGCCAAAAACTATCGCTTTGCAATACATAAGGGTAAGTAGGTTTCTATGTTTATTATTGTCATGTATTTTAAAACTTGCAGTGTATATGGCTCATGGAATATTACAAGTTTTTACAAATACATACACTAGTTGTTATGGTGGACAACTTTTCTGATTATGACTCCggcagattttaatttttggctgaCAGCAATGGCTCTGCATGCTTTTCCATGATTAAGTCTATGTGGCAATCTGCATGTTGTTACTTGCCGATCAGacagtgttctgtcatgacgaacacaatgactgaggacTCGATTATAGCCAACTACAGAAACGCTGCTCTAGCCAGGAATGTATAAGATAGTTCcttgtctcgcaagcttgtctgctctacaattcccaaTTGTCAACGTTTGTCTATaagacaaaaacaaatcaaaacaaaaaccgcAACAAGTGATTAAGTGATTAAGTGTGTTTATTTGAgtcttcttctttttcgattACATTTGAAATGACTTATCGATTACGTTTAAAATAACATTTAGAACTATTATTGTCTCGTTCTAATACACGATGAATGAATAATGGCTACGTGCTTGACAGTGAAATGTATACATATGGATACgaatatcaaaataaaatggaatatgAAAAAGGCTTGCTCTCGGCCTTTACTGTTACGTACAGAGCAAAGAGAGTctgttaaaataataatttactTTACTTATAACTAGATAACAAATACAACGAAATAACAATTTCTGTTAAAACCGTAACTAACAGAATGAAATGGACTAGCCCTTTAATTAATGGAAATGTAAATATCACAGTTGCGTATGTATATATACATGTGTGTAAATAGCGTATTCATTAGCACGTTTTATATATGGGTTGTAGTGTTAAGACGGTGGTTAAACGAATTGAGCAAGCTCATTGTAAGTATTTAAAatacatttagatataaataTACACGTATaactaaaataatttaatattccTAGATATTTTTCTTCTCTTCTCTCATCCACGGTGTGATCCTATTAttgttttcttgaaaaattCAGGAGTGTCGAGGCGGGCTGAAGCGTTGTCAttgttttcatttattattgCAACAGGAGAAAGGTAAGCTGAATCAGCCCATGTTGAATTCTCCTCCAATTCATAAATTTCTCTCATTAGGTCATTCTCATGTTCGGCTAACCCTTGAATAAACTTTTCTTGAAGCTTGAAACCATACGCACATAGTGGTTCAATGCCAGATTTATCATAAATGTAAGTGTTAGCATATCTTTTAGTGcgatttacataaaatttatttacacATTTCCTCAGGATTTTCCTCTCAAATATTTCCAACTCCTTTGCCACAGTAGGGGAAATTGTGAACCAGATTTGGAAACCATAGGCGAGTACCGGTCTTATAGCCACCTTATACAACAGTAACTTTGTAGACTGAGGTAAGTATTTACTGtttaggatataagaaaaagaaCCTAAAATTCTCTTCGCCTTTTGTAGAACTTCTCTGGCATGCAAGTTGAACTTCAACATCTTGTCAAATGTCACTCCGAGGTATTTTATTCTGGACTCAACAGGAATCGTGACACTATTAAGGGTAAGGTTAAGTGTTTTACTCTGGGGTACCACATATCTTGGACATTTACCAGAGGCGTTCCTAATGCATATTGCTCGGGATTTGGTTGCGTTTATTTTAATGCCCCAAGTATTATAATACTCATTAATGAGTCCGAGGTGTACCGATGCTTTTCCAAGAGCAATTTCAGGGGATTTGTCATGGGCATAAATAAGACAATCATCCGCGTATAAAATTGCCTGTGAGTCCTGTGATGTGTGTGGGAAGTCatgtaaaaatatattaaaaagatATGGTGCCAATACACTTCCTTGTGGGACGCCACTACCAACGGCCCCAAAGGCGGACGTTGTACCCTGTATGTCTACACAAAATCTTCTGTTTGTGAAGTAActagccaatattttcacaatgTATGGATCAGTGTCCAACTGGACAAGCTTATAGATGATACCTGGGTGATAAACTGAGTCAAAAGCCTTTTCTATGTCGAGTGATATAGCAACAGTGCAGCATTGGTTACGCAGATTGACGATGATATCGTTGTGGAATTTCAATAGTGCATGCTGGGTGGAATGGGTTTTCCTGAAGCCAAACTGGTATTGTGGTATAGGTTCAATAAGATAAccattttcaactttttccCTTAGGACGTTTTCAAACACTTTCCCAATGTTGGACAGAagggaaatcggacgataatcgGATGGGGTCTTGCAGTCAGGCTTCTTCTTGATAGGGAGTATCTTTGCAACTTTCCAATCTGAAGGAAAGTATCCGTTATTGATGCAATGATTAAAAATAAATGTGAACAGATTTATAGTTGAGTCGGGaagttttttcaatagaaaGTTAGAAACTCCATCTAAGCCACTTGATTTCTTATTATTTGTACGTTGGATAATGTCCCTGATCTTTCCAGGGTTCGTGAAATGGAAATTATCATGATTATGCAACGCATTGAACTCATCACTAAATGTATAAATATGGAGAGGAGTAACATTTATACAATTATCTATTCTCAGCTGCAAATCAGCAACTGGATTATGAGGTAGTCTTTGGCGAAATGTCTCTGAGTAGAATTCTTGGAAGTGGCGTGTGATATCGGAACTATTGGTGAGTATGTTGTCGTTCTGGATGATTTGTTGGCAGAACGGTGATTTAACTTTACCAGTTATTTGATAGATTTGTTTAAAAGCGGATGGACCAGGTTTAATATTCTGCAACCTTTTATTGAAATGATTCGCTTGCTCAATGTTGACTGATTCtttgataataatttttatcaGTTGTATCTGCTTAGACAATACAGTATATTCACTACTTATTCGGTTTCCCGTGCggtggaatatttttttaagctcTTTCTGCCAACgctgtttaattttatataatttcctTGTTTTATCCGAAAGGGGGAATTTATTTTCTTGAAAAGTACTTTGCTTTGAGTGGGCATTATGAATAGAGTGAAAAGATGTTTTGAAATCATTTATCAAAATATCGATTTCGTCATTCCTAAGGTTGGAGTTGGAGAGTGGCATAATGCGGCAAGATGCAGAGTCCAATTCTTGGATAAAGCTGGGCCAGTTCGTGTccttataagaagtatatgttcTTGGAGACCTCAAAAGGAGTTCTGGTTGATCAACCCGGagagaaaatttaatcggaAAGTGATCCGAGAAAGA
This Stomoxys calcitrans chromosome 2, idStoCalc2.1, whole genome shotgun sequence DNA region includes the following protein-coding sequences:
- the LOC106093696 gene encoding gamma-tubulin complex component 4 homolog, yielding MIHDIILSCINLHSDQLPIEEFLVSEAVSKYFHPCERNILEDIIKIINLLRDIARFVQIYSGNRNATLNTSVFDTDEPLQNGLYLKAFCNGMSEVLDGYLHDVADLERKYLIQPNQSLMFVYQKLQEYEPLALYLSSLIRGVCSQRLHGCAIIQYLQQHSLHGDARAIKAVRLIQAKVNVIFLKQLTHWILYAKLQDSYGEFFIQCSEGDGNSTLESDKATTTGRTWNSEAACYADIWRYEVCYELLPSYLSFVWAEKVLFIGQTVLIFKVDTDKLTKKCHIWNTTENDFLDHKQTFWNDKEHVYFAKIQALHQDEELIVSHYESVIDELKCYVTTRLSEIAVNQADLVKQLKLLKDFFLLGRGELFLEYIRQIYIIDKEKENANKMRDFVKAFESAAHSIGVGEELDQFSVSMPKAHADSEESLEFGYLQLIQLQYKINWPLHLLFSPKVLERYNVLFRFLILIKKMQYDLHMIWTKSSRKSKLKFDHSVKVMLLRNELMFFVDNLQYYIQADVLDSQFSILLNTVLNEADFEQIQRAHSVFQANILSLCFLQTDAEDISRTNVLQTSATLNSNNPVYLIINEVFHICNDFCAAIDNERGAETTAIDQIADRLGERFGSLVQQLINLLVGLKSAPSTAPLSQLLLRLDYNHWFSNKKMDTPRIS